A genomic region of Thermodesulfovibrio aggregans contains the following coding sequences:
- the lon gene encoding endopeptidase La has protein sequence MKFFRRNNQIDETQITIIEELRKKISQSGMPPHVQEIALKELDLFSKMNPSSAEYTITLTYIEYLVSLPWNKKTSDNLNLERAERILNERHYGLYEVKNRILEHLAVKILSSNKNPRILIVDDEEITRKNLEHVLKKENYDVVTAKNGVEALRLLDEQKFEIVLTDIKMEGVDGFAILEKVKAKYSNTKVIMITAYAAVDSAVEAIKRGAFHYIAKPFKIEEVKLSIKQAVEDRLSTISTKGSILCFAGPPGTGKTSIGKSIADALGRKFARISLGGIKDEAEIRGHRRTYAGAKPGRIIEEIRRTGVANPVLMLDEIDKICQDFKGDPASALLEALDPEQNYAFIDHYLDVPFDLSGVMFIVTANIPDNIQHALLDRMEIIEFSGYTEEEKKNIALKHLIPKQIAEQGLTEFPPEFTDEAILKIIQEYTREAGIRNLERMIATICRKIATEVVKGNKARNSVKITPEVVEFYLGPRRFYFEVADAKNRVGVVTGLVWTETGGDIIFVEAAKMKGKGELILTGSLGNIMKESAQAALSYVKSNSSMFGISEDTFENYDIHIHVPQGAIPKDGPSAGATIAMALISLFTNRLARRDVAITGELTLSGRILPVGGIKEKILAAKRAGVKTVIIPHRNRVDIDSLPENFKNGVEIIFMEKIGDIVDKILI, from the coding sequence ATGAAATTTTTCAGAAGAAATAATCAGATTGACGAAACTCAAATAACTATAATTGAGGAATTGAGAAAAAAAATTTCTCAATCTGGAATGCCTCCTCATGTACAGGAGATTGCCTTAAAAGAGCTTGACCTCTTTTCAAAAATGAATCCTTCTTCTGCAGAGTATACCATTACACTGACATACATTGAATATCTTGTGAGTTTGCCATGGAATAAAAAAACTTCTGATAACCTTAACCTTGAAAGAGCTGAAAGGATTTTAAATGAAAGACATTATGGACTTTATGAGGTAAAAAATAGAATTCTTGAACATCTTGCTGTGAAAATCCTCTCATCAAATAAAAATCCAAGAATACTGATAGTTGACGATGAAGAAATAACAAGGAAAAACCTTGAGCATGTTTTAAAGAAAGAAAATTATGATGTGGTTACAGCTAAAAATGGAGTTGAGGCTCTAAGACTTCTTGATGAACAAAAATTTGAGATAGTTCTCACTGATATAAAAATGGAAGGAGTAGACGGTTTTGCAATACTTGAAAAAGTAAAAGCAAAATATTCAAATACAAAAGTTATAATGATAACAGCTTATGCAGCCGTTGATAGCGCTGTTGAAGCGATAAAAAGAGGAGCATTTCATTACATTGCCAAACCTTTCAAAATAGAAGAGGTAAAACTATCAATAAAACAAGCGGTAGAAGACAGACTCTCAACTATTTCAACAAAGGGCTCCATACTATGTTTTGCAGGTCCTCCTGGCACAGGAAAAACATCCATTGGCAAATCAATTGCAGATGCTCTGGGAAGAAAATTTGCGAGAATCTCACTCGGTGGAATAAAAGATGAGGCAGAAATAAGAGGACACAGAAGAACCTATGCAGGTGCAAAACCTGGCAGAATCATAGAAGAAATTCGTAGAACAGGAGTTGCCAATCCTGTGCTGATGCTTGATGAAATTGACAAAATCTGTCAGGACTTTAAAGGAGACCCTGCTTCAGCTCTTCTTGAAGCTCTTGACCCCGAGCAGAACTATGCATTTATTGATCATTATCTTGATGTTCCCTTTGATCTTTCTGGAGTTATGTTTATAGTAACTGCAAATATACCTGATAATATTCAACATGCTTTACTTGATAGAATGGAAATCATAGAATTTTCAGGATACACAGAAGAAGAGAAGAAAAATATAGCATTGAAACATTTAATTCCTAAACAAATAGCTGAACAGGGACTCACAGAGTTTCCTCCTGAGTTTACTGACGAGGCTATTTTAAAAATTATTCAGGAGTACACAAGAGAAGCAGGAATAAGAAATCTTGAAAGAATGATTGCAACAATATGCAGAAAAATCGCTACCGAGGTTGTTAAAGGAAATAAAGCCAGAAATTCAGTAAAAATAACACCTGAAGTGGTAGAATTCTATCTCGGACCAAGAAGATTCTATTTTGAAGTAGCTGATGCAAAAAACAGAGTCGGGGTTGTGACTGGACTTGTATGGACAGAAACAGGCGGTGACATAATATTTGTTGAAGCAGCTAAAATGAAAGGCAAAGGAGAACTAATTCTCACAGGTTCACTTGGTAACATAATGAAAGAGTCCGCACAGGCAGCATTAAGCTATGTAAAAAGCAATTCTTCCATGTTCGGCATTTCTGAGGATACTTTTGAAAATTATGATATACACATACATGTTCCCCAGGGAGCCATACCAAAAGACGGACCATCAGCTGGTGCAACAATAGCGATGGCTTTGATTTCTCTTTTTACAAACAGACTTGCAAGAAGAGACGTAGCTATCACAGGAGAACTTACCCTTAGCGGTAGAATACTTCCTGTAGGAGGCATTAAAGAAAAGATTCTTGCTGCGAAAAGAGCAGGAGTAAAAACAGTTATAATCCCTCACAGAAACAGAGTTGATATAGATAGCCTGCCAGAAAATTTTAAAAATGGGGTAGAAATTATATTTATGGAAAAAATTGGAGATATTGTTGATAAAATCTTGATTTGA
- a CDS encoding response regulator: MEDFRILLVDDEVDFVETLSERLSLRKYNVRTVNSAAQAMPLLYSFKPHLVILDIRMPEMNGIEFLKLVKKLNPSTEVIMLTAYGNMNFVEEAMKSGAVEYIIKPIDIRELIIKIERIREKIQQKGGISDVK, encoded by the coding sequence GTGGAGGATTTCAGAATTCTTCTTGTTGATGATGAAGTTGATTTTGTAGAGACACTTTCTGAGAGACTATCTCTTAGGAAATATAATGTAAGGACTGTAAATTCAGCTGCTCAGGCAATGCCTTTGCTTTATAGTTTTAAACCTCATCTTGTTATACTTGATATAAGGATGCCCGAGATGAACGGAATAGAGTTTCTTAAATTAGTAAAAAAGCTCAATCCTTCAACAGAGGTTATAATGCTCACAGCTTATGGGAACATGAATTTTGTTGAAGAGGCTATGAAAAGCGGAGCAGTTGAGTATATAATTAAACCAATTGATATAAGAGAGCTTATAATAAAGATTGAAAGAATAAGAGAAAAAATTCAACAAAAGGGGGGAATATCAGATGTCAAATGA
- a CDS encoding sulfite exporter TauE/SafE family protein: MKIRTLGIVVLLLFSILIINPVYAETSTPTDSSMPWWAWPLILFIVTFILGVLAVLGGVGGGVLFVPIVGGFFPFNMDFVRGAGLFVALAGALAAGPGLLKRGFADLRLAIPLALIASASAIVGAMIGLALPPHIVNIALGATILMIVAIMLLAKKSEYPEVQKADALSQALKINGIYHEISTGKEIEWKVHRTPQALLLFIAIGIMAGMFGLGAGWANVPVLNLLMGAPLKVSVATSKFLLSITDTSAAWIYLNNGAVLPMMVAPSIVGIMLGSVVGVRILAVAKPKVVRYIVIAMLLFAGVRALLKGLGVWK; encoded by the coding sequence ATGAAAATAAGAACTCTCGGGATTGTTGTTCTTCTTCTATTTTCCATTTTAATTATCAACCCGGTCTATGCAGAAACATCAACTCCAACAGACAGTTCAATGCCGTGGTGGGCATGGCCCTTGATTTTATTTATTGTAACATTCATACTTGGAGTTTTAGCTGTATTGGGAGGAGTTGGTGGTGGTGTTTTATTTGTTCCAATAGTGGGAGGATTTTTCCCATTTAATATGGACTTTGTAAGAGGTGCCGGGCTTTTTGTGGCTCTGGCAGGAGCTCTTGCAGCAGGTCCTGGACTTTTAAAAAGAGGGTTTGCAGATTTAAGGCTTGCAATTCCTCTTGCTTTAATAGCTTCAGCTTCTGCAATTGTAGGTGCTATGATAGGACTGGCTTTGCCTCCTCATATTGTAAATATTGCACTTGGTGCAACGATTCTTATGATTGTAGCAATTATGCTCCTTGCAAAAAAATCTGAATACCCTGAAGTGCAAAAAGCAGATGCTCTATCACAGGCATTAAAAATAAACGGTATCTATCATGAGATATCAACAGGTAAGGAAATTGAATGGAAGGTTCACAGAACACCACAGGCTCTTTTACTTTTCATAGCCATAGGAATAATGGCAGGCATGTTTGGTCTTGGTGCAGGCTGGGCAAATGTTCCTGTTTTAAATCTCCTGATGGGTGCTCCTCTTAAAGTTTCAGTTGCTACAAGTAAGTTTCTTCTTTCTATAACAGACACATCCGCAGCATGGATTTATCTTAACAATGGTGCAGTCTTACCGATGATGGTTGCTCCAAGTATTGTGGGAATTATGCTTGGTTCCGTGGTGGGCGTGAGAATCCTCGCTGTTGCAAAACCAAAAGTAGTCAGATACATTGTTATCGCCATGCTTCTTTTTGCAGGTGTAAGAGCCCTGCTTAAAGGACTTGGAGTATGGAAATAA
- a CDS encoding universal stress protein, with translation MIKCPFEKVLLPVDRSENSKRAIKFAGAVLSTIEGSGITILYVMAGGYLSEHMKNIDFRAELLKGTEVFKKIKAKHIEENITPFLNEYESILKKAGVKGEIAKRIEEGDPGNKIIEIATKEGFQTVMLSRRGMSELKSFIIGSVSNKVVHGLLNQNIYLVGQKISEESPIPRILVPVDGSEYSMKAVEHAVCLAKTVKGIENITVLRVINVSLYLERVRQGIDPEKEAEETLNKAKRKFSEEGISENLVITKSRVGFPADEILKEIEEGDYNLVIMGRKGRSALKDLVLGGVSSAVVNKCFESTVAIINQ, from the coding sequence ATGATAAAGTGTCCCTTTGAAAAGGTTTTACTGCCTGTTGATAGAAGTGAGAATTCAAAGAGAGCTATAAAATTTGCAGGAGCAGTTCTTTCAACAATTGAGGGTTCTGGTATTACAATTCTTTATGTAATGGCTGGTGGATATCTCAGTGAACACATGAAAAATATTGATTTCAGGGCAGAACTTCTAAAAGGCACAGAAGTTTTTAAAAAGATCAAGGCAAAACATATTGAAGAAAATATTACTCCTTTTTTAAATGAATATGAGAGCATTCTTAAAAAAGCAGGCGTAAAGGGGGAGATAGCAAAGAGAATAGAAGAAGGTGACCCGGGAAATAAGATAATTGAAATTGCAACTAAAGAGGGTTTTCAGACAGTAATGCTTTCAAGAAGAGGCATGTCAGAACTGAAGAGCTTTATTATTGGAAGTGTGTCAAATAAAGTTGTTCATGGTTTGCTTAATCAGAATATTTATCTTGTTGGGCAGAAGATTTCAGAAGAAAGCCCTATTCCCCGAATTTTAGTTCCTGTTGATGGCTCTGAATACTCAATGAAAGCTGTTGAACATGCAGTTTGCCTTGCAAAAACTGTTAAAGGAATAGAAAATATCACAGTTCTAAGGGTAATAAATGTTTCTCTTTATCTTGAAAGAGTAAGGCAGGGAATTGACCCTGAAAAAGAAGCAGAGGAAACTCTTAATAAAGCAAAAAGAAAATTTTCTGAAGAAGGCATTTCTGAAAACTTAGTAATTACAAAAAGCAGGGTAGGATTTCCTGCTGATGAGATTTTAAAGGAAATTGAAGAAGGTGACTATAATCTTGTAATTATGGGAAGGAAGGGACGCTCTGCCTTAAAAGACCTTGTTCTTGGTGGGGTAAGCTCTGCAGTAGTAAATAAATGTTTTGAATCAACAGTGGCAATAATTAATCAGTAG
- a CDS encoding sigma-54-dependent transcriptional regulator, which yields MTNILVVDDEKITLKNLEHVLKKEGYEVTATDNGVEALKLIEKQQFDIVLTDIKMEKVDGFEILRKCKSLYPDVEVIMITGYATVENAVEAMRQGAFYYIAKPFKLDIIRKIIKEASEKTNLKKEVKKLKEQLDLHEKVTIITQNSKMLNLLKTARQIAPSDCNVLITGESGTGKELIARYIHLNSLRKNSPFIAINCGAFTEELLSNELFGHEKGAFTGATTLKKGLIEIASSGTLFLDEITEMSPTMQAKLLRVIQEKEFFRLGGIEPIKVDVRFIAATNRDIREEVKKGNFREDLYYRLNVVNFEIPSLRERKDDIPLLVSYFVKKYSLIMKKDVMKISDEAMNLLINYEYPGNVRELENIIERAVVLCNSSQIEIEHLPDDLKDLKIQILTKKEGKFMTLDELEKEYIMWVLKEVGNNKTLAAQILGIDRVSLWRKLKNYGIED from the coding sequence ATGACAAACATTCTTGTAGTGGATGATGAAAAAATAACCTTAAAAAATCTTGAGCATGTCTTAAAAAAAGAAGGTTATGAAGTAACTGCTACCGATAATGGAGTAGAAGCTTTAAAACTCATTGAAAAACAACAGTTTGATATAGTTTTAACAGATATAAAAATGGAAAAAGTTGATGGATTTGAAATATTAAGAAAGTGTAAAAGTCTCTATCCAGATGTAGAAGTAATAATGATAACAGGTTATGCCACTGTTGAAAATGCTGTTGAAGCAATGAGGCAGGGAGCTTTTTATTATATTGCAAAGCCTTTCAAATTAGATATTATAAGAAAGATTATAAAAGAAGCTTCTGAAAAAACAAACCTTAAAAAGGAAGTAAAAAAACTAAAAGAACAACTTGATTTACACGAAAAAGTCACCATAATCACTCAAAACAGCAAAATGTTAAATCTTTTAAAAACAGCACGACAGATAGCTCCTTCAGATTGTAATGTTCTTATAACAGGTGAGTCTGGCACAGGTAAAGAGCTTATTGCAAGATATATCCATTTAAACTCTTTAAGAAAAAATAGCCCTTTTATTGCGATAAACTGCGGAGCTTTTACTGAGGAACTTCTTTCCAATGAGCTTTTTGGACATGAAAAAGGAGCATTTACAGGAGCTACAACATTGAAAAAAGGATTGATTGAAATAGCATCCTCAGGCACTCTATTCCTTGATGAAATAACAGAGATGTCTCCAACAATGCAGGCAAAACTTCTCAGGGTTATTCAGGAAAAAGAGTTTTTCAGACTTGGAGGCATAGAACCAATCAAAGTAGATGTGAGATTCATAGCAGCTACAAACAGGGATATTCGTGAAGAGGTTAAAAAAGGGAACTTTAGAGAAGACCTTTATTACAGATTAAATGTGGTCAACTTTGAAATTCCATCTTTAAGAGAAAGAAAAGATGATATTCCTCTGCTGGTTTCGTATTTTGTGAAAAAATACTCTCTTATTATGAAAAAGGACGTAATGAAGATTTCAGATGAAGCAATGAATCTTCTTATAAACTATGAATATCCGGGGAATGTAAGAGAGCTTGAAAATATTATTGAAAGAGCTGTTGTTCTTTGTAATTCCTCTCAAATTGAGATTGAACATCTTCCAGATGACTTAAAAGACTTAAAAATCCAGATACTTACAAAAAAAGAAGGAAAATTTATGACACTTGATGAACTGGAAAAGGAATATATAATGTGGGTTTTAAAGGAAGTTGGCAACAACAAAACACTTGCAGCACAGATACTTGGAATTGACAGGGTCTCTCTCTGGAGAAAATTGAAAAATTATGGTATAGAAGATTAA
- a CDS encoding response regulator: MSKAKVLIIDDEFELVSTLTERLNLRGYDATGVTKYSDAVKFLNEIPDVVILDIGLPDMDGLEVLKKIKEINSSIQVIMLSGYGDNEKINKSLMHGAFDYLIKPVDIEDLVSKIESAKIKKEDIK, encoded by the coding sequence ATGAGTAAAGCAAAGGTATTGATTATTGATGACGAATTTGAGCTGGTATCAACATTAACAGAAAGACTAAATTTGAGAGGATATGATGCAACTGGAGTAACCAAATATTCAGATGCTGTTAAATTTTTAAATGAAATACCAGATGTTGTTATTTTGGATATTGGATTGCCTGATATGGATGGATTGGAAGTTTTGAAAAAAATAAAAGAAATAAATTCATCTATTCAGGTAATAATGCTTTCAGGCTATGGAGATAATGAAAAAATAAATAAAAGCCTCATGCATGGAGCATTTGATTATCTGATAAAGCCTGTAGATATTGAAGATTTGGTCTCAAAAATTGAAAGTGCAAAAATTAAAAAGGAGGACATAAAATGA
- a CDS encoding sensor histidine kinase yields the protein MFNFIKQFITKLTEDRYFYLKFRLILFNTFFAIIPLMIVVTITYFWIYEIVHDEFKNNLRWQMEETRHSLEFFISERKSALKFIVSSYPQEYFSDEKKFFQLFSNFKREFEGIIDMGIINSNGIQTLYVGPYQLKGKDYSQTEWFKEMTLKSDYVTDVFLGYRKIPHFSIIIKKEMPSGGDFWLLRVSINMDILQKLISNLEIGSQDDVFLINKQLILQTNSKYFGNALEPLKLNIIIERESDRIKIYDVELNKKQAYIAYTSIRETPWILLTTICSKPYAKIPTFFTKEVTMISLLSIAIIFFVITTSINNLVNRVRKADHEREIAIANAEHADKLASIGRLAAGVAHEINNPLAIINEKAGLMKDLLEYGDPSQNKEKFLQLVSSIQDSVTRCKTITHRLLSFSKRIDKAREEFNINEAIQEVVGFIEKEIHNKGINIVYEFQEDLPKITTDKGQLQQVLLNIINNAVDAVDIGGTIEIMTRLSDKNHIKISIKDNGHGIPKDKLKHIFEPFYTTKKKGTGLGLYISYGIIKKLGGDITVQSEEGKGTIFTIEIPVYPEVEEIK from the coding sequence ATGTTTAATTTTATCAAACAATTTATTACAAAGCTCACCGAAGATAGATACTTTTATCTTAAATTCAGACTAATTCTTTTTAACACATTCTTTGCCATAATTCCTCTTATGATTGTAGTAACCATTACTTATTTTTGGATTTACGAAATAGTTCATGACGAATTCAAAAACAATCTCAGGTGGCAGATGGAGGAAACAAGGCATTCTCTTGAATTTTTTATTTCTGAACGGAAATCTGCTCTTAAATTTATCGTAAGTTCATATCCTCAGGAGTATTTCTCAGATGAGAAGAAATTTTTCCAATTATTTTCAAATTTTAAAAGAGAATTTGAGGGAATTATTGATATGGGAATCATAAACAGTAATGGTATACAGACTCTTTATGTAGGACCTTATCAACTTAAAGGAAAAGACTATTCACAAACAGAGTGGTTTAAAGAGATGACGCTGAAAAGTGATTATGTTACAGATGTTTTTCTTGGTTACAGAAAAATTCCGCATTTTTCAATAATAATAAAAAAAGAAATGCCTTCCGGTGGTGATTTTTGGCTTTTGAGAGTTTCCATAAATATGGATATTCTACAGAAACTTATTTCAAATCTTGAAATCGGCTCACAGGATGATGTATTTCTTATAAATAAACAACTTATACTTCAAACTAACTCCAAGTATTTCGGAAATGCTCTTGAACCACTAAAACTTAATATTATCATAGAAAGAGAATCAGACAGGATAAAAATTTATGATGTTGAACTGAATAAAAAACAGGCTTACATTGCCTATACTTCCATTAGAGAAACTCCATGGATACTTTTAACAACAATATGTTCCAAACCCTATGCTAAAATTCCTACTTTCTTTACAAAAGAAGTAACAATGATAAGTCTTCTGAGTATTGCTATAATTTTCTTTGTTATAACAACTTCAATAAATAATTTAGTAAACAGGGTTCGAAAAGCTGATCATGAAAGGGAAATCGCAATCGCAAATGCAGAGCATGCTGATAAACTCGCATCTATTGGTAGACTTGCAGCAGGTGTTGCTCATGAAATTAACAATCCTCTTGCAATAATAAATGAAAAGGCAGGATTAATGAAAGATCTACTTGAGTATGGAGACCCTTCGCAGAATAAAGAAAAGTTCCTACAGCTTGTAAGTTCTATACAGGATAGTGTAACAAGGTGTAAAACCATAACACATAGACTTTTAAGTTTTTCAAAAAGAATTGACAAAGCAAGAGAGGAATTTAATATTAACGAAGCCATACAGGAAGTTGTCGGATTCATAGAAAAAGAAATTCATAACAAAGGGATTAATATAGTTTATGAATTTCAGGAAGACTTACCCAAAATTACAACAGACAAAGGACAGCTACAGCAAGTTTTATTGAATATAATCAATAATGCTGTTGATGCTGTTGATATAGGTGGAACAATAGAAATTATGACAAGATTAAGCGATAAAAACCATATAAAAATCTCTATCAAAGACAATGGACATGGCATTCCAAAAGATAAACTGAAACATATATTTGAGCCTTTTTATACTACAAAGAAAAAAGGTACAGGATTGGGGCTGTATATTTCCTATGGAATAATAAAAAAACTCGGAGGTGATATTACTGTACAGAGCGAAGAGGGAAAAGGAACTATTTTTACAATAGAAATACCTGTATATCCTGAAGTGGAGGAAATAAAATGA
- a CDS encoding sensor histidine kinase, whose product MIEKPIAFIGKIIADFTHEINNHLALIKESAGLISDICKGKKSIDKKEMPYVLESIEAIENQINRSVSFINYFNRFAHRMDSLKTSFKLNSIIEELFELLRRYSNRKKVALKYDLPSNLPDINNSPFLLQFVIFYAIDTFLKKSRPDTNITVTASSENNLIKLKIQYTGEFNETFTNEIWSISTVQEIASVTSIKISANEKTIIIEIPI is encoded by the coding sequence ATGATAGAAAAACCTATTGCTTTTATAGGTAAGATTATTGCTGATTTTACTCATGAAATCAATAACCATCTTGCATTAATAAAAGAGTCTGCAGGACTTATAAGTGATATATGCAAAGGCAAAAAATCAATTGATAAAAAGGAAATGCCCTATGTTCTGGAAAGTATTGAGGCAATTGAAAACCAGATAAATAGAAGTGTTAGTTTCATTAATTATTTCAATAGATTTGCGCACAGAATGGATAGTTTAAAAACCAGCTTTAAATTAAACTCAATTATTGAAGAGCTTTTTGAACTTCTAAGAAGATACTCAAACAGAAAAAAAGTTGCTCTCAAATATGATTTACCTTCAAATCTTCCTGATATAAATAATTCACCCTTTTTGTTGCAGTTTGTAATATTCTATGCTATTGACACTTTTTTGAAAAAATCCAGACCTGATACAAATATTACGGTCACAGCTTCATCAGAGAATAATTTAATAAAATTGAAAATACAATACACTGGAGAATTCAACGAAACTTTTACAAACGAAATCTGGTCAATCTCAACAGTTCAGGAGATTGCATCAGTTACCAGTATAAAAATATCTGCCAATGAGAAAACAATTATAATTGAGATACCGATTTAA
- a CDS encoding sensor histidine kinase, translating to MSEIRLIAQKIELQESISNLYEAVLEIRRTEKNFFLYRNEKDYKENLTYIKFIKESITKEKFEGLKIHREVENLYNTLQEYENMMLKLKEKIHSSQAITLEQGIREKGKLLINIAENIKNTEQKIIKKNLDNIIKYSFLLIYIFFVIPFISFGLTLTRIIIKPLKELESQIKEIAEGKMNPIQIKSSDKEIKSLVETFNKMFHELQIKQKQLIQAEKLSSLGTLLSGIAHELNNPLSNISTSCQILIEEIEEADTKYKKELLQAIESQTERAKNIIRTILDFSRRKELKKETISVRNLIDETIILIKGEIPTKINLSIEVENNLLIYADKQRIQQALLNLIKNAIQASGSEAEVKIKAYSYRDEIFDRYLSLKNEGKCVGGLTCNKEFISIEVKDTGQGIPPEILPKIFEPFFTTKEGKGSGLGLFITQELIKEHDGCICVDSEIGKGTTFIVMLPKE from the coding sequence TTGTCAGAAATCAGGTTAATTGCTCAAAAAATAGAACTTCAAGAAAGCATCTCAAATTTGTATGAGGCTGTTCTGGAAATAAGAAGAACAGAAAAAAACTTCTTTCTGTATCGCAATGAAAAAGACTATAAGGAAAACTTAACCTATATTAAGTTCATAAAAGAAAGTATAACAAAAGAAAAGTTTGAAGGTTTGAAAATCCATAGAGAAGTAGAAAATCTTTACAATACCTTACAAGAGTATGAAAATATGATGCTCAAATTAAAAGAAAAAATCCATTCGTCTCAGGCTATCACACTTGAACAGGGAATAAGAGAAAAAGGCAAACTTCTTATAAACATCGCAGAAAATATAAAAAATACCGAACAGAAAATAATTAAAAAAAATCTTGACAATATTATCAAATACAGTTTTTTACTGATATACATCTTTTTTGTCATACCTTTTATTTCTTTTGGTTTAACCCTCACAAGAATAATTATAAAACCTCTAAAAGAGCTTGAATCACAAATAAAAGAAATTGCAGAAGGGAAGATGAATCCTATTCAGATTAAGTCTTCTGATAAAGAAATTAAGTCTCTGGTTGAAACCTTTAATAAAATGTTTCATGAATTACAGATCAAACAAAAACAACTGATTCAGGCAGAGAAACTCTCCTCCCTCGGAACACTTCTTTCTGGAATTGCCCACGAATTAAATAATCCTCTGTCAAATATATCAACTTCCTGCCAAATACTGATTGAAGAAATTGAAGAGGCTGATACTAAATATAAAAAAGAACTTCTTCAGGCAATTGAATCACAAACAGAAAGGGCAAAAAATATTATCAGAACAATACTCGATTTCTCAAGAAGAAAGGAACTGAAAAAAGAAACTATTTCAGTCCGGAATTTAATTGATGAAACAATAATTTTAATCAAAGGTGAAATTCCAACAAAAATTAACTTAAGTATTGAGGTAGAAAATAATCTTTTAATTTATGCAGACAAGCAGAGAATACAGCAGGCACTTTTAAATCTTATTAAAAATGCTATTCAGGCATCTGGAAGCGAAGCAGAGGTAAAAATAAAGGCTTACTCATACAGAGATGAAATTTTTGATAGATATCTCTCTCTAAAAAATGAAGGTAAATGCGTGGGAGGGCTCACATGCAATAAAGAATTTATTTCTATTGAAGTTAAAGATACTGGACAGGGTATCCCTCCTGAAATTTTACCAAAAATATTTGAACCTTTTTTTACTACGAAGGAAGGTAAAGGTTCAGGCTTAGGACTTTTTATAACTCAGGAACTGATTAAAGAACATGATGGATGTATATGTGTTGATAGTGAAATCGGCAAAGGAACAACATTTATAGTAATGCTGCCAAAGGAATAA
- a CDS encoding response regulator, protein MGRQMRVLLVDDEVEFVKTLAKRLEMRELKPDTVYSGEEAIKYAEEQEPDVIVLDLRMPGMDGIEVLRQIRQAYPTTQVIILTAHGTEKDQEEAQKLGAYEFLRKPVDIETLMDKIKGAYQRKLELTMSAIAFAEEGEFDTARKIMENKEEK, encoded by the coding sequence ATGGGAAGACAGATGAGAGTTTTGCTGGTAGATGACGAAGTTGAGTTTGTTAAAACTCTTGCAAAAAGACTTGAGATGAGAGAGCTTAAACCGGACACTGTATACAGCGGTGAAGAAGCAATAAAATATGCAGAAGAACAGGAGCCAGATGTTATAGTTCTTGACCTCAGAATGCCCGGCATGGATGGAATAGAGGTTCTTAGACAGATAAGACAGGCATATCCTACAACTCAGGTTATAATTCTTACAGCTCATGGAACCGAAAAAGATCAGGAAGAAGCTCAAAAACTTGGTGCTTATGAATTTTTAAGAAAACCAGTTGATATTGAAACTCTGATGGATAAAATCAAAGGTGCCTATCAGAGAAAACTTGAACTTACCATGTCTGCTATTGCCTTTGCCGAAGAAGGAGAGTTTGACACAGCAAGAAAAATTATGGAAAACAAAGAGGAAAAATAA
- a CDS encoding response regulator: MSNEELKANVLLVDDEEQFLKVVSQRLGMRGLKVESATSGDEAIKKADQKDFDAIVVDLVMPGKSGIEVLKEIKQKHPDLQIIILTGHGTVEAGVEAIKEGAIDFLQKPVDFEKLLQKISEAKNKRFLLIEKKHEEHLKEILQSKPW, encoded by the coding sequence ATGTCAAATGAGGAACTTAAAGCCAATGTTTTACTTGTTGATGATGAGGAACAGTTTCTGAAAGTTGTCTCACAAAGGCTTGGCATGAGAGGACTTAAAGTAGAATCTGCAACAAGTGGCGATGAAGCAATTAAAAAGGCTGATCAGAAAGATTTTGATGCCATTGTTGTTGACCTTGTAATGCCAGGTAAAAGTGGAATAGAAGTTTTAAAGGAGATTAAGCAAAAACATCCTGATTTACAGATTATTATTCTTACAGGACATGGAACAGTTGAAGCAGGAGTTGAAGCAATAAAAGAAGGAGCAATTGACTTCTTACAGAAACCTGTTGATTTTGAAAAACTTCTTCAGAAGATTTCTGAGGCTAAAAATAAGAGATTTCTTCTGATTGAGAAAAAGCATGAAGAACATTTAAAGGAGATTCTTCAAAGCAAGCCCTGGTAA